The Tubulanus polymorphus chromosome 1, tnTubPoly1.2, whole genome shotgun sequence genome contains a region encoding:
- the LOC141910341 gene encoding uncharacterized protein LOC141910341, with protein sequence MLLILWIGLLCAISSVFAGPIARNPIGGIVSVNGRCEQPCDRASCPKVMSCIGNSSPIQDACNCCLICPSTEQQIDHACEGISCPKRKVCMLNIQGLPTCRCPSIFSCPKGAAIARGKKAVCGMDGITYKTACHLAVSECVHNKKIRIDTPGQCPVADVAVSKKQSQRMPVKRKRGKGRKKEYKKNHHRADKPSKANRAKSQHRKNHGAQHHKKNSKNKSTNKKQQNLFRRQKRMKRKRKRRMRRRLSRERLLNRNISKSSDI encoded by the exons ATGTTGTTAATACTGTGGATAGGACTGTTGTGCGCAATATCTTCAGTTTTTGCTGGGCCAATTGCCAGAAATCCAATTGGAGGGATTGTTTCGGTAAACGGAAGATGCGAACAGCCATGTGACCGAGCATCATGCCCGAAAGTGATGTCTTGCATTGGGAACTCGTCGCCGATTCAAGACGCATGCAACTGTTGTTTGATATGTCCCTCGACCGAACAACAAATAG ATCATGCATGTGAAGGCATTTCGTGTCCGAAAAGGAAAGTTTGCATGCTCAACATACAAGGTCTGCCTACATGCCGATGCCCGAGTATATTTTCATGCCCTAAAGGTGCAGCGATTGCCCGCGGTAAGAAAGCCGTCTGTGGAATGGACGGAATAACCTATAAAACCGCCTGCCATTTAGCTGTCAGCGAATGTGTTCATAACAAAAAGATACGGATTGATACTCCCGGACAATGCCCCGTAGCGGACGTAGCTGTTTCGAAAAAGCAGTCGCAACGAATGCCCGTGAAAAGAAAGCGCGGTAAAGGCCGCAAAAAGGAATACAAGAAGAACCATCACCGTGCGGACAAACCGTCAAAAGCCAATCGAGCAAAGTCACAACATCGAAAAAATCACGGCGCGCAACACCACAAGAAAAAcagcaaaaataaatcaactaaCAAAAAACAACAGAATCTCTTTCGTCGTCAAAAACGTATGAAACGAAAGCGCAAAAGACGCATGCGCCGCAGACTTTCGAGGGAGAGGCTtttaaacagaaatatatctaaatcatcGGATATATAA
- the LOC141910352 gene encoding uncharacterized protein LOC141910352 has protein sequence MGISQQMETQTDQKCSKGRERKVSIRRRKISAVNNIPVIVEYGNRDLEYAAIGARILADKCLVSAIETLQDRLRLLQLKYDDCAELVNKRRERHRRRKIKERIKKTFITITWLFWLLSALTIFAKLIVVIFV, from the exons ATGGGGATATCGCAGCAAATGGAGACTCAAACAGACCAAAAGTGTTCAAAGGGCAGAGAACGCAAAGTTAGCATAAGGAGG AGGAAAATTTCGGCGGTGAATAATATACCAGTGATAGTGGAATACGGTAATCGAGACTTGGAATACGCAGCTATAGGCGCCAGAATATTGGCAGACAAGTGCCTCGTGTCGGCCATTGAGACGTTACAAGATCGTTTGCGACTATTACAGCTTAAGTACGATGACTGCGCCGAGCTGGTCAACAAACGGCGGGAACGTCACAGACGACGAAAAATAAAAGAACGGATAAAAAAGACGTTTATAACGATAACGTGGTTGTTTTGGTTGCTGAGCGCGCTGACAATCTTCGCCAAACTTATCGTCGTAATTTTCGTGTGa